The sequence below is a genomic window from Tepidanaerobacter syntrophicus.
TCGTTTTATTCAATAAAACAACATGAGAACATTTTTACTTACTGAAATATTCTATTTAAATAATAGAATAAAAATACAGTAAAGTCAAATGTTCCGCAAAGCAGGAGGCATTCAAATGATACTGGAAAAATTTGCTTTATCGGGAAAGACGGCCATAGTAACCGGCGCCAGGACGGGGTTAGGCAAAGGAATGGCTGTAGGACTTGCGGAAGCCGGAGCAGACCTGGTGATTGTAAACCGATCGCCGATGCTGGAGACCGAGGAAGAGATTAGAAAATTAGGCAGAAGATGCCTGCCTATTGAAGCTGATCTTTCGAATACAAATGTAATACCGGAAATAGTCAAAAGAACGTTGGATGAATTCGGCAAGATAGACATATTAGTGAATAATGCCGGCATAATACGTCGAGCTCCTTCTATTGAATTTACAGAAAAAGACTGGGACGATGTAATAAATGTGAATCTTAAGGCGGTTTTTTTCTTCAGTCAAGCCGTTGCAAGAGAAATGATAAAAAATAATGGAGGTAAGATAATCAACATTGCTTCAATGCTCTCATTTCAAGGGGGCATACTGGTGCCGTCTTATGCTGCCAGCAAAGGGGGAGTTGCTTCTTTGACAAAAACATTGGCAAATGAGTGGGCTAAATATAACATAAATGTAAATGCCATTGCACCGGGTTATATGGCCACCAACAATACTGAACCTCTTAGAAAAGATGATGAGAGAAATAAGTCTATTCTTGACAGAATACCGGAAGGAAGATGGGGACTTCCCGAAGATTTAAAAGGAGCTGTGGTTTACCTTGCCTCGGAAGCGTCAGACTACGTAACCGGACACATATTGTGTGTAGACGGAGGATGGCTGGCAAGATAATAAAATTATATTGGAGGTCTTATTAAATGTTTGATGTTAGATACGCTTCAAGTAACAAAGATGCAAGAAGTTATGATACTGCAAGGCTTAGAGAGGAGTATCATATTAGCGGGCTTTTTAAGAAAGATGAAATTAGATTAGTATATTCTCATTTTGACAGGATAATTGCAGGTTCAGTTTGTCCTGCCGAAAGAGAGTTAAAGCTAGAAGCAGGAAAAGAAATAGGAGCAGAATACTTTCTTGAAAGAAGAGAGCTTGGAGTCATTAATATTGGAGAAAAAGGTGTTGTTTCTCTTGATGGAAAAGATTATGAGATGGAACCGAGAGATGGACTTTATGTAGGCAAGGGAACAAAAGATATAGTTTTTAAGTCAATAGATAAAAATAAACCTGCAAAGTTCTATATAAATTCTGCGCCGGCACATAAAACATACCCAACAGTTAAAATAAATATTAGCAAGGCAAATCCAGTTACGCTAGGTTCGAAAGAGGAGCTAAACGAACGAACCATATATCAGTACATACATCCGAATGTGTGTAATTCCTGCCAGCTGTCTATGGGCATGACAATGCTTAAAGAGGGTAGCGTGTGGAATACAATGCCTTGCCATACACATGATCGCAGAATGGAAGTATACCTTTATTTTGATATGACCGATGATGCATTGGTATTTCATATGATGGGAGAACCTCATGAAACCAGACACATTATAATGAGAAATGAAGAAGCCGTAATTTCACCACCTTGGTCTATTCATTCAGGCGTCGGAACCCAAAAGTATACTTTCATATGGGGGATGGTAGGCGAAAATCAAGCTTTTGATGATATGGACCACATAGATAATAAAGATTTAATATAATATTCTGAGCTAAAATAAATGCATAAGAAATAGAAATTGGCACCCGTTTACAGGTTAAGCGGGTGCTTTTTTCGTAAAAGCATTTTCCTGTATTTATAGTAACTAATCATTTTGCTTAAAATAACGATAAGCTAATTATTAAACATGAGCATTTTGTCCATATGCAGTTGTTAGAAACTTTGATATTGTATTATTATACTTATACATAAAATACTAAAGAATGCAGGTGCTTTTATGAAAGTAATTATAGCTCCCGATTCATTCAAAGGAAGTCTAAGTTCCATACAAGCAGCTGAAGCAATAGAACGCGGAATAAAAAAGGCGGCTTTAGCCTACAGCGAGAATGTAGAAGTTGCAAAAGTGCCAATGGCAGATGGAGGAGAAGGCACGGTAGAAGCTATTATAAGTGCGGTAGGAGGTAAAATAATTCCTACAAAAGCCTTAGACCCTCTTGGAAGACCCATAGATTCTTTTTTTGGCGTATTACCTGATAATACAGCGGTTATTGAAATGGCAGCGGCATCAGGACTTAACTTTTTAAAAGAGGAAGAACGCAATCCTTTAAAAACTACAAGCTACGGCACCGGCCAATTGATAAAAGCGGCACTGGATATGGGCTGCGAAAATATAATAATTGGTATTGGAGGCAGCGCCACAAATGACGGCGGAGTAGGGATGGCTCAGGCCATTGGAGTAGAGTTCTTGGATAAAGAAGGCAAACAAATAGGTTTTGGAGGCGGAGAGCTATCTAAAATCTATAAAATTGATATTTCTAATCTGGATGGCAGGGTAAAGAATGCAAAATTCACTATTGCCTCAGATGTAAAAAACCCGTTATGCGGTCCTGAAGGAGCTTCTGCTATCTATGGCCCGCAAAAAGGCGCAACACCTGAAATGATAGAAATCCTTGACAAAAACCTCGATCATCTTGCAAAAATAATAAAAAGAGATCTTGGCAAGGATATAAAAGACTTGCCGGGAGCAGGAGCTGCAGGGGGCTTGGGAGCAGCTTTGATGGCGTTTTTAGATGCACAACTAAGACCCGGGATAGAAATTGTAATGGAGCTTTCAAATTTTAAGGAAAAAGTAAAAGATGCAAATATTATTTTTACAGGCGAAGGTTCTACCGACTATCAAACAAAATTTGGCAAAGTTCCCTTTGGAGTAGCGCAAGTGGCAAAAGAATATAATAAGCCGGTAATATGTGTTTCCGGCTCTCTCCTTGAAGGTTATGAGCAATTATATGAATATGGGATTTCAGCGATGTTCAGTATAGTGAACAAACCAATGGACCTTAAGGAAGCAATGGAAAGGGGGGAGGAATTACTGTATAAGACATCAGAGAATTTGTTCAGATTGTTATTTGTTGGGCTTGGGTTAGGACGATAGATACGAGATTAACTGTTTACAGAATTAGTTTATATCTATTTTATATAACTTCTCAAGATTTTGCATAGTCTGGTCTATATTAAATTTTCATTTAAGTTTACAGAACGATATATTATACGAGGAGGATAAGATGAAAATAGTAGTTTTAGATGGATATACGTTAAACCCTGGTGATTTATCATGGGAAGATCTTAAAAAGTTAGGTGACTTAACAGTATATGATCGGACACCCAACGATAAAATCATAGAAAGAATAGGTAATGCAGAAATAGTATTTACAAATAAAGTGCCGATAACAAGAGAAGTTTTAGAAAAAACAAATATTAAATATATTGGAGTTCTTGCTACAGGTTATGATGTAGTTGATATTAATGCCGCAAAAGAAAAAGGTATACCAGTTACTAATATACCAACATACGGGACAGCATCAGTAGCTCAGATGGTATTTGCACATATATTGGAGATATGTCACCATGTGGCCGCGCATAGCGAAGCTGTTAAAGCCGGAGAGTGGACCAATAATCCGGATTGGTGTTTTTGGAAATATCCCCTCATTGAACTAGCGGATAAAAACATGGGTGTAATTGGGTATGGAAGAATAGGGCAAGCGGTAGGAAAAATAGCTCAAGCATTTGGTATGAAAGTACTTGCGTATGATAAATATCAAAATAAAGATCTTGAGTCCGAAACCATGAAGTATGTTGACTTAGATGAACTTCTTAAAAATTCAGATGTAATAAGTTTACACTGTCCACTAACAGAAGAAAACAAAGGTATAATAAATAAGAGTACAATAGCCAAGATGAAAGACAGCGTGATTATAATAAACACAGCGAGAGGTCAGCTTATAGTTGAAGAAGATTTAGCAGAAGCATTAAATCAAGGCAAGGTATATGCTGCAGGGTTAGATGTTGTATCAAAAGAGCCTATCGAAGAAGATAATCCCCTGCTTAAAGCAAAGAATATATTTATCACGCCGCATATTGCTTGGGCGCCAAAAGAATCACGCCAGAGATTAATGGATATTGCAGTAGAGAACTTAAGAGCTTTCTTGGAAGGTCGGCCTGTTAATGTAGTAAATAAATAAGATGATTAAACGAAATAGGAAAACTTGAAATAAATAAAGAGGATAATTAAATGTAGGTAGAGAATAATATTAATAGAATAGTTGAGGCTGGGAGGGTATTATTTTGGAAATAACCCATGAATATGCCCAGAGCATAGTTGAAAAAACTAAAGATCTACTTGGTAAAAATATAAATATTATGAACAGTTTGGGCATAATTGTGGGAAGTGGAGATAAATCCCGAATAGATACCTACCATGAAGGCGCGGCAGAAGTTATAAAAACAGGGAAAAGTATGGAAATAACGTCTGAGCAAGCTGAAAAACTGGAAGGTGTAAAACCGGGCGTTAACCTTCCGGTTTACCTTAATGATAGAATCGTAGGAGTTGTTGGAATTACCGGGGAACCTGATGAAGTAAGGCCGTTTGGACAACTGCTAAAAATTTCAGTTGAAACAATGCTAAATCAAATATTTTTATCAGAACAGCTTCGTATGGAACAAAACGCAAAGGAACTTTACGTAAACGACATCATAAACGGCAACATTCAAGACATAAATGCGTTTTTGACTAAAGGACAAGTTTTCGGTTTTGACATGACTATTTATCGGATCGCACTTGCAGTAAAGATAAAAGAAAGCATTAATACAGGACACAAAAAGTTGGCATCTCAAGAAATACAAGAAAAAATACTTGCTTGCATAAAAAACGTTTTTAACAATCCCCAGCATATGGTAAGCCACAATGGCAGCAATAATTATATCGTCCTTTATGCGACTGATGAAACAGACCCTGAATTTATAAAGGAAGAGCTTAGTAAAACCGCAGAAATTTTAAAACGCAACCTTAGCAAATATTCGGCCACGTTTTCTATTGGAGTGGGCTCGTACTATCCGGGCCTTTCCGGAATACGTAAATCATATAAAGAGGCGGTGAAAGCACTTCAATTACAAGAAAAAATTTTAAAAGGTTCTCAAACGCTCCCGGAACTCATTTTTGCATCAGATATTGCCCTTGAAATGATGCTTTCAGCTGTGCCCGAAGAAATTATAGATACATATATTGACCAGGTAGTTTCTAAAGGCGAGGCTAAGACTTTTTTAAAAGATACGAAGTTGACTACGACTTTAAAAACCTATTTTTCATCTAATTTAAATATCTCTAAAACAGCTAAAACCCTCAATGTTACACGAAATACGGTAAGCTCAAGACTTGAAAAAATAAAAGAGCTTACCGGTCTTGACCCGTCTGATTTCAATGACGCTTTAAAGCTGGATGTCTTGCTTAGAGCGGTTTATATAAAAGAAATATAGCTTGAAGCAATTCTAAATCTTTTGTCCAAAATAACAAACCAGCTCCACTCAATATCTTTTGAGGCAGGGGCTGGTTTTTATTTTTTTAGCAAGAAGGATTTTTCGTTTTGAGGTTGAATTATTCAAGTGCAGGATACATTTTGTTGAGTCACAATTTATTACGGTGCCAAGTAAAATTATGCTGCCTAAAGTCAATTTCTACATTAAATGCAAAAACTAAGGAATTGTAGCAGTTGACAAGAAGAACTAATCAGATAAAGTTATAGTTATGAAGTGAATGAAAGTAAAAAAGGAGGGTCATTATGAAAAAAATTCTTGCTTTGTTGTTAACGATTGTTATGATGGTTGGTTTGCTGACCGGATGCGGCGGTGGAGGCGGCGGCACATCTGAAAGCAAAACACCTGCGGAGGACGAACAGGCTCCAAAGAAAAAGATAGCTCTTTTATGTGATGTGGCAGGTACTCAGGTTTTTGTTTTAAGCATGATAAATGGATTAAAGGATAGTGCTCAAGAATACGGATTTGAGCCTATTGTTACCGAATGCGCCGATGCTGCGGCATTTGAAGACAATGCACGCGCCTTAATTGAAGAAGGCGTGGATCTAATTATCGGCGGCGGCTGGCAGGCCGGGGATGCTATCAATAAGGTGGCTACGGAATTTCCGGATGCTGCAGACTATGCATTAATAGATGCTGAAGTAGAAGCAGAGAACGTCAAATGCATCTCTTATAGAGAGCAAGAAGGCGCATATCTTGTAGGCATGATTGCAGCTTATGTTACAGATGAGAATGACAAATTGTTCGGCTCGATACATGTTAACCAGGGAGCAGGTTCATGGAAGTGGCGCTATGGTTATATGGAAGGCGTAAAGGCCATTAAGCCCGATGCAAAATTTATCTTTAATTACACGGGAAACTTTAACGATCCGGCAAAAGCAAAGGAATTTGCTATTCAGCAGTATGAACAAGGCTGTAAGTTTATCAACGGAGCCTCGGCAGGCGGAGACAAGGGGATTTTTGAAGCGGCAAAAGAAAAGGGATTTTATACCTCGGGTCAAGATGTTGATTTAACAACCCCTGACAATCCCTATATCGTAACATCTCAGATAAAAGACACATATGCTACCGTAAAATATCTTGTGCAAAAATATATGACAGAAGAGTGGACAACAGACAATGAAACCTGGGGTGTAAAAGAAGGCACAATTGGAGCTGTCCATGTAACTCACGAAGGTAAGGGTCCTATACCTGAAAGCTTAACAGCTGAAGAGCTTAACAAAGTAAAACAGGCTGCTGAGGATATAAAAACAGGCAAGCTGGATTTGGCAAATATGCCTGCTGAAGAGGATTATAAGTAGATATGGTTTTATAGTATTAATTAATAGGGGCGGCTTGCCGCCTCTATTAAGAACTTTGGGCCGTTTTTGAAATAAACCTAGGATTGTTTTCAAAGACCTCCTTGGAAGTTTTATAGATTATAGGGGTGCATTGAGTTGCTTCTAAGAATGGAAAATATCACTAAGTTATATGGCTCTCTTTTAGCAAATGATAATGTGAGCTTAACGTTAGATAAAGGTGAAATTCTCGCAATTGTTGGCGAAAATGGAGCAGGTAAATCTACATTAATGAAGATTCTTTATGGACTTGAAATGCCAACCAGTGGAGAAATATACATAAATGATAAGCTTTGCGATTTCAAAAGCCCGATGGATGCTATACGACAAGGAATAGGGATGGTGCAGCAAAATTTTATGCTTTTTAATCCTTTTACTGTGGCTGAAAACATCGTGTACGGTAAAGAGCCGCGAAGCCACAGAATTTTTTTTGATAGGAGAAAAGCGGCTGAAATTGTAAGGGAATTGTGCAGAAAGTACGGCCTTGAAATAGACCCTGAACTTAAGGTGGAGGATTGCCCCGTAGGTCTTCAACAAAGAGTGGAGATTTTAAAGGTTTTATACAAAGATGCTGAAATCATTATTCTCGATGAGCCTTCAGCGGTATTAACCCCGCAAGAAGTAGACGAACTTTTAAAGACTATAAAAGGACTTGCAGCATTGGGCAAGAGCATAATACTAATAACACATAAACTTCAAGAGGTTATGGACGTTGCAGATAGAATTATGGTCATGAGAGAGGGCAAGCGCATCGCTGAGGTTAAAAAGACAGAAACGAGTATTGAAGAACTTTCGTATCTGATGGTGGGAAGAAGACTTGCTGCGAGAAAAGTTGAAAAACAAAAATCGGGTAAAAATGTTTTAAAAATAGAAAATCTTACATATGTAACTCCTGAGAAGAAAAATGTTTTAAAAGGGGTTAATATTCATGTAGACGAAGGCGAAATAGTGGGAATAGCCGGAGTATCCGGCAACGGGCAATCAGAGTTAATTCAGTGTATAACAGGTATGATCGCTCCTACCGGCGGTAAAATTTTGCTCGATGGCAAAGATATTACAGGCAGGCCTGTCTGGGAAGTAAGGTATTCGGGGCTATCGCATATACCTGAAGACAGGTATTACATGGGATGCGCTAAAGATGCCAATTTAGTAGAAGTTGCTATAATGGGCCATCATATCAAGCCTGCATACTCACAAAAAGGAATTTTGAAAACTACAGAGATTAGAAAATTTACACGGAATCTGCTTACAAAATATGATGTAAGGCACAGCAGCTTAACCCAAAAGGCAAAAGAATTATCAGGCGGGAATATTCAAAAGCTTATAGTTGCAAGAGAAATAGAGCATGGGAATAAATTTTTGGTTGCGGCAGAACCTACTCGCGGTGTGGATATAGGTGCTATGGAGTTTATACATGACAAAATACTGGAAGTAAGATCAAAAGGCGGCGCGGTGCTGCTTATTTCTTCAGAGCTTACAGAGATTTTATCACTTTCCGACAGAATATATGTTATGTACGGCGGCAATACAAACGGCGAATTTACTAGAGAAGAAGCAACTTCTGAAAAACTGGGGCTGTTAATGATGGGAGGCAAATTAAATGAATAACGATACTCAAAAGAGCTTTATAAAAATTTGCCTAAAAGCATGGAATGCCTTAAAACAGCCTATAATAGCAACGGTTTTTGGGCTACTAATCGGAGCAGTATTAATTTTGACAACAGGTGAAAACCCCATTAATATATATAATCAAATGTTTAGAAAATCATTTCTTGAGCCCTATTATTTAATGCAAACCTTGACACGAGCAACACCTGTAATAATTTGCGCTATAGCCACAGCAGCGGCATGGAGAGCGGGAAATATAAATATAGGGGTAGAAGGACAGATGATCATAGGTTCTTTTACAGCCACCGCATGCGCACTTTATTTATCAGGTCCTCCTATATTTGTGCTGACAGTTTCAATATTATTGGGAATGATAGCAGGGGCGCTTTATTCCACAATTGCAGCCGCCCTGAATTTAAGATTTGGCACATCGATTGTTATATGCACTCTTATGATGAATTATATCGCAAATTATATTGCCAGTTATTTTGTAAATTTTCCCCTAAAAGATCCCCATGGAGATCCTATTGCGGCTCAGACGGCGGTCATAGATAAAAGCCTTCATTTTCTTAAGCTTTCCAGCAGGAGCACTCTTAATATAGGATTTCTTATTGCTGTCGGAATTACGCTCTTATTTATTTTTATTTCCCAAAGGGCTGTATTCGGTTATGAATCGAAAATGACAGGATTAAACCCTATTTTTGCTCACTACGGAGGCGTAAACCAGAGACAAGTCACGCTCAAGACAATGGCGTTAAGCGGTGCTATTGCGGCAGTGGCTGGTATATGCGAGATTTTTGGAGTAAAGTATCGCTACATTGATTCTATGTTTGTAAGCGGAGGTTATGCATGGACAGGTCTTATGGCCGCGCTGATAGCAAATCTTGATCCTGTAGGCATGTTTTTTGCTTCTACATTTCTTGCAGGATTACAAGTGGGCGGTCAATCCATTCAGCGCACCTCTAATATCCCTTATCAAATGGCTACGGTTATCCAATCATGCATAACACTTTTTGTGTCAGTTAAGCTTACCTTTGATTTTATAAAATGGAAAAGGCACGCCAAAACAGGCGCCGACAAGGAGGCGGATTAGGGTGGACTCTAATTACATAGCAAGCCTTATAAATTCTACGCTCAGATCCACTACGCCTGTTTTACTTGTAGCACTGGGATCTGCAATATGTAGCCAGGTAGGTGTATTTAATATTGCTCTTGAAGGCCAGATGCTTATAGCTTCATTTACTTCAATAGTTGTAAATTATTTAACCGGTAGTGTCTTGCTTGCCATTATTGCAGGGATAATATCTGGTACAATTATCGGTGCTATCGTAGCTGTTGTTCAAGTTAAATACCAAGCTGCCGATATGGTAGTGGGTAACTCGCTTAATCTTTTAGTCGCAGGCCTTACAAGTATATTGCTTTTTGTGATTTTAGGAGTAAGAGGAAGCTTCAGTAGTCCGGATTTGATACCTCTAGGCAAGATGAATATATCTTTTATAAGAGCATTGCCTTTTATCGGCAGAGTTTTGGCAGATTTGACTGTTGTTGATTATATTTCTTATGTAATAGCGATATTGATGTATATTTTTCTTTTCAAAACAGTTGCCGGTTTTAGGGTTCATTCTATTGGAATCAATAAAGAAGCGGCAGAGAGCCTTGGAGTAAATACACTTAAAATCAGGATGGCGGCAGTTGCATTTTCCGGAGCATTATCAGGGCTTGGGGGCAGTGTGCTTAGCATGGGGCAAGTAACTCTCTTTACAGAAAACATGACAGCCGGCCGGGGCTTTATAGCAATGGCTGCTGCCGGAATGGGGCAAAACCATCCTTTGTATGTGATAGGCTCAAGCCTATTGTTTGGTGCTGCTCAAACCTTGAGTGTTTCCCTGCAAAATATAATTCCCAGCCAGCTGACGATGACAATTCCTTATATTATTACGATAATAGCCCTTTCTGTTTTTGGCTACAGGACAAGAAAGCAAAAATCCATGAAATAAATGTTGCTTTTTGCCTATAGGATTGATAAAATTAGGGTGCATTAAGTCAACTCAAAAACGTCCGGCATCCTAAAAGGAGCTGGAACGGAGGTGAAAACATGAAAACTGATTTTACAGTGAATCGCCGATACACGCGAACATTGACGGTATCAGGCTTGCTTGGAGCTTTATCGGTAGTGTTGGGCTTGACGCCCTTAGGCTTTATACCGGTTCCTACAGCGGCAGGCCATGCCACGATAATGCATGTACCGGCAATTTTAGGCGCTGTTTTGGAGGGACCAACAACGGGAGCCTTAACAGGCTTAATTTTTGGCCTTTACAGTCTTTTAAGGGCAAGCAGTCCGCTTTTTGCAGACCCTTTGATAGCCTTAGTGCCTAGAATCCTAATCGGCGTAGTGACATATCAGGTATATCGCCTTACCCATAGCGATGGATTGGCTGCAGCCTTCGGGAGCATGACCAACACCTTAGGCGTTATGGGCTTAGCTGTGCTAAGAGGCTATGTGCCTGCACCGGCAGCATGGATAGTGGTGCTGACTCATGGTATACCTGAGATGATCGTTGCCGTAGTTATTACTGTAATAATTTGTAAAGCTATGCGAAAAAGCAGAAGGTGAACTTATGATCCTTGCAATTGACGTAGGAAATACAAACCTGGTTTTTGGAATTTATCACAGCGGCAGTCTTTTGGTATCATACAGGATGGCTACACATCATGATTATACAGAAGATGAATACAGTCTTGTTTTTACTTCACTGCTGCATTTAAAAGATTTGGATCGCAACAGCATTGAGGGAGGAATCATTTCATCTGTTGTTCCGTCACTGACTGTTGTCTTGGAAAAAATGTGCAAAAAGTATTTTGAATTTGCACCCATAATAGTTGGCCCGGGAATTAGAAGCGGTATAAATATAAAATATGAAAACCCGAAAGAAGTAGGAGCCGACCGCATTGTCAATGCAGTAGCCGCTCTTTATAAATATGGCGGACCGGCTATAATTATAGATTTTGGCACTGCAACTACTTTTGATGCCTTGACAGCGGAAGGGGATTATCTTGGGGGCGCTATAGCTCCCGGAATAGGTATATCTTCTGAGGCGCTTTTTAAAAGCGCTGCGAAATTGTATAGGGTAGAAATAGCAAAACCCGAAAGAGTAATCGGAAAAAACACGGCATCCAGCATACAATCAGGAATATACAACGGATATGTGGGCCTAGTTGAAAATATTGTAGACAGGATGAAAGAAGAAATGGGCGGTGGTTCGATATGCACTATTGCCACAGGCGGCCTAGCCCCCTTGATATGCAGCAATGCAAGAAATATTGACAGAGTTGACATGATGCTTACCCTTGATGGATTAAACTTACTTTATGAAAAAAATACTGTTAAAAGTTAAGGGAAAACCCAGGTTTTCCCTTAACTTTTTGTAATTATAGGCTTTAGCACATCAAGCAAGCAAAACAATAAGCCATCCGTATAACGGGTGGTTATGATTAAAGGCAAGGTTAGATTTGGAGGTTTGAGATATTGCAGAAAGGTTATTTTGATGTACCGCTTTATTTAGCGCCTATGGCAGGCGTTACTGATTTGCCCTTTAGACTTATATGCAAAAAATTAGGTGCGGATGTTCTGATAACCGAGATGATTAGCACTCGGGGGATTGTTTATAATGATTTAAAAACAAAAAAACTATTTATAATAGACGAAGAAGAAAAGCCAATAGGGGTTCAGCTTTTTGGAAACAATCCGGAAGATTTTAAAATAGCAGTTAAAAAAATTGATCATATGTCTTTTGACTTTATAAATATAAATATGGGGTGTCCGACTCCAAAAATAGTTAAAAACGGTGATGGATGCGCCTTGATGA
It includes:
- the kduI gene encoding 5-dehydro-4-deoxy-D-glucuronate isomerase, encoding MFDVRYASSNKDARSYDTARLREEYHISGLFKKDEIRLVYSHFDRIIAGSVCPAERELKLEAGKEIGAEYFLERRELGVINIGEKGVVSLDGKDYEMEPRDGLYVGKGTKDIVFKSIDKNKPAKFYINSAPAHKTYPTVKINISKANPVTLGSKEELNERTIYQYIHPNVCNSCQLSMGMTMLKEGSVWNTMPCHTHDRRMEVYLYFDMTDDALVFHMMGEPHETRHIIMRNEEAVISPPWSIHSGVGTQKYTFIWGMVGENQAFDDMDHIDNKDLI
- a CDS encoding glycerate kinase; this encodes MKVIIAPDSFKGSLSSIQAAEAIERGIKKAALAYSENVEVAKVPMADGGEGTVEAIISAVGGKIIPTKALDPLGRPIDSFFGVLPDNTAVIEMAAASGLNFLKEEERNPLKTTSYGTGQLIKAALDMGCENIIIGIGGSATNDGGVGMAQAIGVEFLDKEGKQIGFGGGELSKIYKIDISNLDGRVKNAKFTIASDVKNPLCGPEGASAIYGPQKGATPEMIEILDKNLDHLAKIIKRDLGKDIKDLPGAGAAGGLGAALMAFLDAQLRPGIEIVMELSNFKEKVKDANIIFTGEGSTDYQTKFGKVPFGVAQVAKEYNKPVICVSGSLLEGYEQLYEYGISAMFSIVNKPMDLKEAMERGEELLYKTSENLFRLLFVGLGLGR
- a CDS encoding BMP family protein, whose amino-acid sequence is MKKILALLLTIVMMVGLLTGCGGGGGGTSESKTPAEDEQAPKKKIALLCDVAGTQVFVLSMINGLKDSAQEYGFEPIVTECADAAAFEDNARALIEEGVDLIIGGGWQAGDAINKVATEFPDAADYALIDAEVEAENVKCISYREQEGAYLVGMIAAYVTDENDKLFGSIHVNQGAGSWKWRYGYMEGVKAIKPDAKFIFNYTGNFNDPAKAKEFAIQQYEQGCKFINGASAGGDKGIFEAAKEKGFYTSGQDVDLTTPDNPYIVTSQIKDTYATVKYLVQKYMTEEWTTDNETWGVKEGTIGAVHVTHEGKGPIPESLTAEELNKVKQAAEDIKTGKLDLANMPAEEDYK
- the kduD gene encoding 2-dehydro-3-deoxy-D-gluconate 5-dehydrogenase KduD, encoding MILEKFALSGKTAIVTGARTGLGKGMAVGLAEAGADLVIVNRSPMLETEEEIRKLGRRCLPIEADLSNTNVIPEIVKRTLDEFGKIDILVNNAGIIRRAPSIEFTEKDWDDVINVNLKAVFFFSQAVAREMIKNNGGKIINIASMLSFQGGILVPSYAASKGGVASLTKTLANEWAKYNINVNAIAPGYMATNNTEPLRKDDERNKSILDRIPEGRWGLPEDLKGAVVYLASEASDYVTGHILCVDGGWLAR
- a CDS encoding ABC transporter ATP-binding protein, with amino-acid sequence MLLRMENITKLYGSLLANDNVSLTLDKGEILAIVGENGAGKSTLMKILYGLEMPTSGEIYINDKLCDFKSPMDAIRQGIGMVQQNFMLFNPFTVAENIVYGKEPRSHRIFFDRRKAAEIVRELCRKYGLEIDPELKVEDCPVGLQQRVEILKVLYKDAEIIILDEPSAVLTPQEVDELLKTIKGLAALGKSIILITHKLQEVMDVADRIMVMREGKRIAEVKKTETSIEELSYLMVGRRLAARKVEKQKSGKNVLKIENLTYVTPEKKNVLKGVNIHVDEGEIVGIAGVSGNGQSELIQCITGMIAPTGGKILLDGKDITGRPVWEVRYSGLSHIPEDRYYMGCAKDANLVEVAIMGHHIKPAYSQKGILKTTEIRKFTRNLLTKYDVRHSSLTQKAKELSGGNIQKLIVAREIEHGNKFLVAAEPTRGVDIGAMEFIHDKILEVRSKGGAVLLISSELTEILSLSDRIYVMYGGNTNGEFTREEATSEKLGLLMMGGKLNE
- a CDS encoding CdaR family transcriptional regulator, which translates into the protein MEITHEYAQSIVEKTKDLLGKNINIMNSLGIIVGSGDKSRIDTYHEGAAEVIKTGKSMEITSEQAEKLEGVKPGVNLPVYLNDRIVGVVGITGEPDEVRPFGQLLKISVETMLNQIFLSEQLRMEQNAKELYVNDIINGNIQDINAFLTKGQVFGFDMTIYRIALAVKIKESINTGHKKLASQEIQEKILACIKNVFNNPQHMVSHNGSNNYIVLYATDETDPEFIKEELSKTAEILKRNLSKYSATFSIGVGSYYPGLSGIRKSYKEAVKALQLQEKILKGSQTLPELIFASDIALEMMLSAVPEEIIDTYIDQVVSKGEAKTFLKDTKLTTTLKTYFSSNLNISKTAKTLNVTRNTVSSRLEKIKELTGLDPSDFNDALKLDVLLRAVYIKEI
- a CDS encoding D-2-hydroxyacid dehydrogenase → MKIVVLDGYTLNPGDLSWEDLKKLGDLTVYDRTPNDKIIERIGNAEIVFTNKVPITREVLEKTNIKYIGVLATGYDVVDINAAKEKGIPVTNIPTYGTASVAQMVFAHILEICHHVAAHSEAVKAGEWTNNPDWCFWKYPLIELADKNMGVIGYGRIGQAVGKIAQAFGMKVLAYDKYQNKDLESETMKYVDLDELLKNSDVISLHCPLTEENKGIINKSTIAKMKDSVIIINTARGQLIVEEDLAEALNQGKVYAAGLDVVSKEPIEEDNPLLKAKNIFITPHIAWAPKESRQRLMDIAVENLRAFLEGRPVNVVNK
- a CDS encoding ABC transporter permease, with protein sequence MNNDTQKSFIKICLKAWNALKQPIIATVFGLLIGAVLILTTGENPINIYNQMFRKSFLEPYYLMQTLTRATPVIICAIATAAAWRAGNINIGVEGQMIIGSFTATACALYLSGPPIFVLTVSILLGMIAGALYSTIAAALNLRFGTSIVICTLMMNYIANYIASYFVNFPLKDPHGDPIAAQTAVIDKSLHFLKLSSRSTLNIGFLIAVGITLLFIFISQRAVFGYESKMTGLNPIFAHYGGVNQRQVTLKTMALSGAIAAVAGICEIFGVKYRYIDSMFVSGGYAWTGLMAALIANLDPVGMFFASTFLAGLQVGGQSIQRTSNIPYQMATVIQSCITLFVSVKLTFDFIKWKRHAKTGADKEAD
- a CDS encoding ABC transporter permease; translation: MDSNYIASLINSTLRSTTPVLLVALGSAICSQVGVFNIALEGQMLIASFTSIVVNYLTGSVLLAIIAGIISGTIIGAIVAVVQVKYQAADMVVGNSLNLLVAGLTSILLFVILGVRGSFSSPDLIPLGKMNISFIRALPFIGRVLADLTVVDYISYVIAILMYIFLFKTVAGFRVHSIGINKEAAESLGVNTLKIRMAAVAFSGALSGLGGSVLSMGQVTLFTENMTAGRGFIAMAAAGMGQNHPLYVIGSSLLFGAAQTLSVSLQNIIPSQLTMTIPYIITIIALSVFGYRTRKQKSMK